From one Lolium rigidum isolate FL_2022 chromosome 4, APGP_CSIRO_Lrig_0.1, whole genome shotgun sequence genomic stretch:
- the LOC124650517 gene encoding ABSCISIC ACID-INSENSITIVE 5-like protein 2 has product MIQAMASHLQSQAGGGGYAGPSGRQPQGLARQGSLYSLTLDEVQNQLTEPLLSMNLDELLKSVFPDGVDPDGAVAGQSEPPSGLHRQGSITMPPELSKKTVDEVWKGILDSPKKKSGDEGGWRRRERQLTLGEMTLEDFLLKAGVVTEGCLKDSSDFPPNMDAAGSSVIAAGAPSSSSTPQAQWLQQYQQQALEPPHPSMAGSFMATQLAPQPLAVATGAILESIYSDGQITSPMLSALSDPQTPGRKRGASSGGVPDKVVERRQKRMIKNRESAARSRARKQAYTNELENKVSHLEEENERLKRQKELDMLMISAPPPEPKYRLRRTSSSPV; this is encoded by the exons ATGATTCAGGCAATGGCGTCGCATTTGCAGTCGCaggctggaggcggcggctacGCTGGCCCGTCGGGCAGGCAGCCGCAGGGCCTGGCCAGGCAAGGGTCCTTGTACAGCCTTACCCTCGACGAGGTGCAGAACCAGCTGACTGAGCCCTTGCTCAGTATGAACCTTGATGAGCTGCTCAAGAGCGTGTTTCCTGATGGCGTGGACCCCGATGGTGCTGTCGCCGGCCAGTCCGAGCCGCCCTCGGGCCTGCATCGCCAGGGGAGCATCACGATGCCTCCGGAGCTCAGCAAGAAGACCGTCGATGAGGTGTGGAAGGGCATCCTGGATTCGCCGAAGAAAAAAAGCGGCGACGAGGGTGGCTGGCGCAGGCGGGAGAGGCAGCTTACGCTTGGGGAGATGACACTCGAGGATTTCCTGCTGAAAGCTGGGGTCGTCACGGAAGGGTGTTTGAAGGATTCAAGTGACTTCCCACCCAACATGGATGCAGCTGGGAGCAGTGTAATCGCGGCTGGTGCGCCCAGTTCGAGCTCGACACCACAGGCACAGTGGTTACAGCAGTACCAGCAGCAAGCTTTGGAGCCTCCACATCCAAGCATGGCAGGTTCTTTCATGGCAACTCAGTTGGCCCCTCAGCCACTGGCTGTCGCTACAGGAGCTATCTTGGAATCGATTTACTCGGATGGCCAGATCACTTCACCCATGCTCAGTGCACTTTCAGATCCCCAAACACCTGGGCGCAAACGTGGTGCCTCCTCAGGGGGTGTACCTGATAAGGTTGTAGAAAGAAGGCAGAAGAGAATGATAAAAAACAGGGAATCGGCTGCGCGGTCAAGAGCGAGGAAGCAG GCTTACACTAATGAGCTTGAAAACAAGGTATCTCATCTTGAAGAGGAGAACGAGAGGCTAAAGAGGCAGAAG GAGCTGGACATGCTAATGATCTCCGCGCCACCCCCCGAACCGAAGTATCGGCTCCGAAGAACAAGTTCCTCCCCCGTTTGA